TGTTTGTAAATGACCTCAAATGTGTCTCTAACACCttcactgatcagctgatgtaGAGTATGTGCAGGTGTAACGTGATAAAATAATACTGAGcaactgtttgtgttcaggctccaccttcatcctctcatcaaaACTCCCGTAGACACAGTTTAATGGTTCATTAAGAGACGTAAGATCCTTGATGTGACTCTTTTTAAAAGGCTGACCTCAGAACAGCTGTTGAATcctcgtgcacacacacacacacacacacacacacacacacacacacacacacacacacacacacacactcactcactcactgtcagCACCTGTTGGACTCTTCCTGCCTCTGTGTTGAAGGTCACGACTGGTGCATCATCCGGCTGGGAGTCCCAGGGCTGATCTACGGCTTCGATGTGGACACGTCCTTCTTCACTGGAAACCACTCGCCCTTCGTGTCCGTCCAGGCCGGCTGTCTCGGTACCAACTGCTGTCTCATACTCATtagctgtgtctcagttcagggGCTGCCTCCTTCAGAGGACGCGGCctacttgtttatttgtttgtttgtttgtttgtttgttgacacTTGAAGAAGTaactcacacaaacagtaactgtttcctttttgtatGAACAGAAGAATGTGAACACTGGAACCAGACTCTTAACGACTTCCTGTTCCTCTCCAGACAAACCCCCGACCTTCACCCTGGAGGGAGACCGGACCGGCATGGCCGCCTCCGACAGTCAGCTGGCTGCTGTCGCCAAGGTAACCCCACCATTTTTGTGATCACCAAGGTAACATTGAGAGTGGGCTGTCACCAGATTACTATTGACAACCAGCTGGTCACCGTGGTAACAATGATTTGACTGATTGACAGCTGGAATCGGAGGCGTGGCCTGAGCTGGTGGGTGTGTCTGAGCTGAGGCCTGGATACTCAGACTGCTGCCACAACTACTTCAAGGTCAACTTCAACCGCAGAGTCACACACCTGCGCCTCAACATGTacccaggtacacacacacacacacacacacacacacacacacacacacacacacacacacacacacactgttgtatGATACGTTTCGAGTTgttcaggatgtgtgtgtcatcagaCGGAGGGATATCCAGACTGCGGGTGTATGGCGTCGGGCAGAGAGACTGGTCGTCTGTCTCCACCCTCCAGGATGTCGACCTGGTGGCTCTGACCAATGGGGGAGTCTGCCTCGGCTACAGCGACGCCCACTTTGGGCATCCGCGCAACATGATTGGTTGGAATCAGTGCACATTAGCTTTTTATATTTGCTGTTATTGTCGTTGTTAATGAGGTCTCATATATCATCTCAGTATGTGACATTATGTCGACTCAGCCGCTCAGACTGCGACACTGGTGACACTGGTGTGATGTCTTTGCAGGTCTGGGTCGAGCCGCCAACATGGCTGACGGGTGGGAAACGGCTCGTAGACTGGACAGACCCAAAGAACTGAAGGTTTATCGCACTCATACAAACCTTGAAGGGATGGTTGTGGTCGTcatgttcagtcagtgtgtttcctgcagtagattcagttgagagcagcaggaggaccgGTACACTAGCagagtgatgacatcactgctgtgggcggggccagcagaaCACTTTTTCAAGACgccactgaaacaatccaacatctgtttaaatgaagcttcatgtagaatattttcagctctaCTTCAACCCCACgtctcacaaacacaactgtcaCTTTAATTTCATAACAGTCTAATGAACCGAGTCGAACCTCAGTGAATGAACCTGTGCCTGTGAACGCTCCTGTTACCTGTGCTCCTGCAGGTGGACCAGCGGGGGATCCTGCAGGTCCCTGGCTGGGAGTGGGCGGTGTTCCGTCTCGGTCACGCCGGAGTGATCAGCAGTGTCGAGGTCGACACCAACCACTTCAAAGGTGGAGGGACGCCTCAGCTGCCTCGTAGAAATTCTCTAATGCGACACTGAACTTGAACCTAATGTTTTTCCATCCAGGTAACTTCCCGGACTCCTGCAGGATCGAGGCGTGTACTTTGACCCCTGAGGAGGAGGCTCAGAGAGTCGGGACCGGGTGGAAGTCTTGGAAATGGCAGgtcctcctcccccctcagaAAGTGGGTTCGTACGTTCAGTGAAAtcctttttctttgctgcaCAGACTCCTCACCgccgtctcctcctctgctgcagcttcgTCCTCATCACAGGCATCTCTACAGGGAGGCGGAGCTGACGCTGACCCGACCTGTCAGTCACGTTCGTCTCGTCATCGCCCCTGACGGAGGAGTCAGCCGTCTGCGGCTGTGGGGTCGACCCACAGCGATCACTGCGGCTCCGACCAATCAGAAGACGCCGGCGTCCAAACTCTGACGGACACAGAGTCTGATGAGTCTGATGAGTTTAGGAACACctcagtgtaaaaaataaaacacaaagtcacatgACAGTCTGATGGTCATCAATACTTCAGCATTACTAACACTGATATCACTGTTCAGCATCATATACACTCAGAAACATcaggttattatgacatcatagttaggttttgttgctaggcgacatctagtcgtagtgatgatgaaaagtgtcggtgacgtagtataagGAGACAAggtccacgtcaggaggagctggtggtggacggaggaatgtgacacaggagtgccgtgtgttcgattcccatgaCCGCCAAGTTTGATGACCCTGAGTAAACCATTTCCTCAGGCTCTGATTGGTGCGTCAGGAATTCCCTCAACGCTGTTTCTCCTCATCACACtcatttatttagatttaaGGATATCG
The window above is part of the Seriola aureovittata isolate HTS-2021-v1 ecotype China chromosome 19, ASM2101889v1, whole genome shotgun sequence genome. Proteins encoded here:
- the allc gene encoding allantoicase isoform X1, yielding MAERRTAVKAAEEPDFLQCNDLACETVGGRVIFATDEWFAPAANLLKREPPQFVASAFTEFGKWMDGWETRRKRRPGHDWCIIRLGVPGLIYGFDVDTSFFTGNHSPFVSVQAGCLDKPPTFTLEGDRTGMAASDSQLAAVAKLESEAWPELVGVSELRPGYSDCCHNYFKVNFNRRVTHLRLNMYPDGGISRLRVYGVGQRDWSSVSTLQDVDLVALTNGGVCLGYSDAHFGHPRNMIGLGRAANMADGWETARRLDRPKELKVDQRGILQVPGWEWAVFRLGHAGVISSVEVDTNHFKGNFPDSCRIEACTLTPEEEAQRVGTGWKSWKWQVLLPPQKLRPHHRHLYREAELTLTRPVSHVRLVIAPDGGVSRLRLWGRPTAITAAPTNQKTPASKL
- the allc gene encoding allantoicase isoform X2, whose translation is MDGWETRRKRRPGHDWCIIRLGVPGLIYGFDVDTSFFTGNHSPFVSVQAGCLDKPPTFTLEGDRTGMAASDSQLAAVAKLESEAWPELVGVSELRPGYSDCCHNYFKVNFNRRVTHLRLNMYPDGGISRLRVYGVGQRDWSSVSTLQDVDLVALTNGGVCLGYSDAHFGHPRNMIGLGRAANMADGWETARRLDRPKELKVDQRGILQVPGWEWAVFRLGHAGVISSVEVDTNHFKGNFPDSCRIEACTLTPEEEAQRVGTGWKSWKWQVLLPPQKLRPHHRHLYREAELTLTRPVSHVRLVIAPDGGVSRLRLWGRPTAITAAPTNQKTPASKL